The following proteins are co-located in the Solanum pennellii chromosome 1, SPENNV200 genome:
- the LOC107021137 gene encoding uncharacterized protein LOC107021137, which translates to MPPKKATAAQKGKSVAEGTSQTRRVTRARAQSMPGMMLQSESSATPPPPEELRAAAAPVRGTPPAPEAPTSEPPAPQSGAEDRAMRDAVQLLTRLVADQARRHGLGVDHADRSDSLRARDFLSCNPPEFFGSRPQDDPQEFIRQMQRTLRIIKASETESVELATYRLRDVAINWYESWELSRGEGAPPAVWDEFVEAFQGHFLPPEMKRARVDRFLRLKQNGRSVREYSLEFDSLARHAPTIVADMADRVHRYVMGLDRYLIDGCMAVTLQPGMDIARVQAYAQGVEDRHRGRQPDRDYNRGQHKRVRSTGYPDEFQSGQSQQHVRFSSQPAQSAPPRFMGRGFDRMGYSEAGQSSRASGSQMGRGLSQSRPLLPRCSRCGPYYEGVSP; encoded by the exons ATGCCTCCAAAGAAAGCGACAGCCGCCCAGAAGGGAAAATCGGTAGCAGAAGGTACTAGTCAGACCCGGAGAGTTACTAGGGCCCGTGCCCAGTCTATGCCTGGTATGATGCTCCAGTCGGAGAGCTCTGCTACACCCCCACCGCCAGAAGAGCTTAGAGCAGCAGCAGCTCCAGTTCGGGGGACACCACCAGCCCCCGAGGCCCCAACATCTGAACCTCCAGCTCCTCAGTCAGGGGCGGAGGATAGGGCCATGAGAGATGCGGTTCAATTGCTGACTAGATTAGTGGCAGATCAGGCTCGCAGGCATGGACTAGGAGTTGATCATGCGGACAGATCTGATAGCTTAAGGGCTCGTGACTTCTTAAGTTGTAATCCTCCAGAGTTCTTTGGGTCAAGGCCCCAGGATGATCCGCAAGAGTTTATTCGTCAGATGCAGCGTACATTGAGGATAATCAAGGCTTCGGAGACCGAGTCTGTTGAGTTGGCTACGTATCGTTTGCGGGATGTAGCTATTAATTGGTATGAGTCTTGGGAGTTATCTAGGGGTGAGGGTGCTCCTCCAGCGGTATGGGATGAATTTGTGGAGGCTTTCCAGGGCCACTTCCTGCCTCCAGAGATGAAGCGAGCTAGAGTCGATAGATTCTTGCGTTTGAAGCAAAATGGCAGGAGCGTTCGAGAGTATAGCCTCGAGTTTGATTCATTGGCTAGGCATGCGCCTACTATTGTGGCTGATATGGCAGACAGGGTACATCGTTATGTGATGGGATTGGATCGTTATCTGATTGACGGTTGTATGGCAGTGACTCTTCAGCCAGGTATGGACATTGCTCGGGTGCAGGCATATGCACAGGGGGTAGAGGATCGGCACCGGGGACGTCAGCCagatagagattataatagAGGCCAGCATAAGAGGGTTAGATCAACAGGTTATCCTGACGAGTTTCAAAGCGGGCAATCTCAGCagcatgttagattttcttcccAGCCAGCACAGAGTGCACCCCCACGTTTCATGGGTAGGGGGTTCGATCGTATGGGATATTCGGAAGCTGGTCAGAGCTCTAGGGCGTCAGGGTCACAGATGGGCCGGGGTTTGAGCCAGTCGAGGCCACTTTTGCCTCGGTGTTCTCGTTGTG GGCCATACTATGAGGGAGTGTCACCTTAG